The genomic stretch GCACATTGATCGTGGTCGCGCCGTCTGCGCGAAGAGACTGCCAGTCACTGCCGCCTGAAAGAAATTTTCCTCGCAACCGCTCGCCTTCGAAACGGCCTCCGGCAATCTCGCCAATGCGCCGGTCGTAGCCGGGAGTGGCGCCGATGATCGTCGGGGGTTTCACCTCGATCTGGAAGATAAACAGAGGCAGGACGCGAAGCGTCGCCATCTCCGATGGAAGCAATGCGGCGAGTGAGTCTGTGCTCATGAACTTTATTCCTTTCTCTGCTGTAGGGGCGGTCATAGACCGCGCCTACAAAAGCGATCTCAACTCCGAAATCGAGCGGACAATCCGGTCAGGGCGCACACTGCCAGACTGCGAGTGGCCGTTTCCGGACGGATGTATCCAAATGGAGAAAATTCCCAGCCGCTGGGGTTGCACGACATCCCATTCCAGATTGTCGCCGGCCATCCAGACGTCGGCTGGAGATACGGAGAGGCGCTCGAGCGCCAGTTCATAGACGCGCCGGTCGGGCTTGCCGAAACCGACTTCGCCTTCAATCAGGATCGAATCGAAAAATGGCGCAAGGCCGAAGGTCTCGATCTTTCTGCGTTGAGGAGCGCCATTGCCATTCGTCAGCAACGCCAGTTTGCATCCGCGCCCGCGGAGCCAGCGCAGAGTCTCCAGAGCGTCCGGAAAGATCTCGAGGCACTCTTCCCTCCGGTCGTGATACACGCCGCCGATCCGCAGCGCCAGACCCTCGTCCGGCATTCCAAGATCCTTCAGAGCGAGACGCACCACTTCGGTCCTGGCCGTTTGCAGATCGAGCCGGCCGGTGCGATGACGCTCGGCGTCGGACCAGAACCACTTGCCGGAAGCCTTGACGGCTTCATAGAGAACATCGGACGCAATGCCGCATTCGGATGAGCCCGCCGAACAGGCTTCACGCCAGCACGCATCGACCGGTCCGGAGTCATTCAGAATCGTGTCGTCGAGGTCGAGGAAAACAGCTTTCGGCGTCCGGACTTCGAGCGCAGCCCAGTCCACGGAATCGCCGATCGCAATCTCGCCGCCGGTGATCACCTCGGCAAAAGCGCCGCCGCCCCAATTCGAATACATGAGGTTCTTCAAGCCAGGCTGGACCTCATCCATGCGCTCGCAGGGCTTCGTCTCGCCTGCGATCCGAAGCACAGCGGCGCCGACTCGCAGCAAACGTCCGCGGGAATTCGCCAGGGAGATTCCGCTGAGCATCAGGTTGGCTCGTCTTCTGGATGGAGGCGCATCGCTTCCGGCTTCGGCCGTCACCGCATCCCAGAGTTCGCGCTCCATGAGTGTCACCTGGCGCGTCCGGCTGTTGTCCACATTGCCGCCAAGACCTTTACCGGCAATGAGGGAGGCCGTCAGCCTCGCATCCATCGATCCCCGGTGCGCACGTTTGATCCAGATTGCATCGAGCCTTCCTGCCATGAAGTTCAATCGGCTGCGGCTCGTTCTAATTCTTCTGTTCCGGCGCGGGTTCCGCAGCAGGCGGCGCCTGTCCCCGGTTGGCTGGCGGCGGCGGAACCGCGGCCGCGGGCATCACTGCGGTGCCGTCCAGCGCAAAGACGAACATGATCGGCGGACTATCCACTTTCGCATTGTTCGGTCCGATGGTGGTTGCCGGACGTCCTAAACCGCCGCCGAAAGCGACGTACTGTTTGCCGTCGACTTCGTAGGTGATCGGCGGAGCCATGCCGGTGCGGCCCGTCTTCACCTCATAAAGCACCTCGCCGTTATCGGCGCGAATGGCGCGGAAGCGCCCATCGTTGATGGTCTGGAACACCAGGTTGCCCGCGGTCGTCGTGGTTCCTCCGCCGATGCCGCCGCCCCCTTCGACATTCCACTTCAACTTCTGATTCGCCGGATCCCATGCTTGCAATCCGCCGCGCGCACCCTGAGGCGGCTCGGGACCGAAGGCCGGTCCAATCGTTTTTGTCGGACCCGAAGGACGTACATAACCGGTCGTGCCGGGCTTGTGCTCCACCTGCGCCTGATACGGGAAACTACTGTAGGAGGCGGGAATGTATACCAGTCCGGTATTCGGATTGAAGGACATCGGCGCCCAGTTGTGGGCGCCGCCGCCGGTCGGAAACACCGATACCGGATCCTGATCGTAATACGCTTCGGGATTCACGACGGGCCGCCCGCCTTCGCCCATGCGCAACGCCCAGCTCACTTTGACGAACGGCTCGGCCGAAATCAATTCGCCGGTCACGCGGTCCAGAACATAGAAGAACCCGTCCTTTGGCGCCTGCGTGATGACCTTGCGCATGCGGCCGTTGATATTGAGGTCGAGAAGCATCAATTGCGCCACGTTGTCGTAATCCCAGTTGTCGTTCGGGACGGCCTGGTAATACCACTTGAGCTGGCCGGTCGTCAGGTCGACTGCCAGAATCGAGCATGTATAAAGGTTGTCCAGACCCTGCGCGCCGCGGAACTTCTGAACCCAGGGTTCCGCGTTGCCCGTACCGAGATAAACGAGATTCACTTCGGGATCGTAGGCAAAGCCGTCCCACACCGCGCCCCCGCCGCCATTCTTGTAGAAATCACCGCCCCAGGTCTTTGCCGCGGTGCGCAACACCGGGCTCTCATACGGCTTTGAAGGGTCGCCCGGCACCGTGTAGAAGCGCCACGCGATCTGGCCGCTCTGCGCATCCACGGCAACGAACTGGCCGCGCGTGGGTTTGTCGCCGCCGGAGGCGCCGATGATGA from Terriglobia bacterium encodes the following:
- a CDS encoding HAD-IA family hydrolase — translated: MAGRLDAIWIKRAHRGSMDARLTASLIAGKGLGGNVDNSRTRQVTLMERELWDAVTAEAGSDAPPSRRRANLMLSGISLANSRGRLLRVGAAVLRIAGETKPCERMDEVQPGLKNLMYSNWGGGAFAEVITGGEIAIGDSVDWAALEVRTPKAVFLDLDDTILNDSGPVDACWREACSAGSSECGIASDVLYEAVKASGKWFWSDAERHRTGRLDLQTARTEVVRLALKDLGMPDEGLALRIGGVYHDRREECLEIFPDALETLRWLRGRGCKLALLTNGNGAPQRRKIETFGLAPFFDSILIEGEVGFGKPDRRVYELALERLSVSPADVWMAGDNLEWDVVQPQRLGIFSIWIHPSGNGHSQSGSVRPDRIVRSISELRSLL
- a CDS encoding PQQ-dependent dehydrogenase, methanol/ethanol family, with the translated sequence MARFRRSAVLILLIAAVSAAMYAQQTRVGTPANITNDVLRRTGSANDSQSGAWLSYGRTQSETRYSPLKQIDASNAKRLGLAWYYEMGAGGGNQEGTPLMWNNTLYGITTWSVVFALDARTGKELWRWDPEVNQTIRPAICCGIVNRGIALYNGMVIAPAIDGRLFALNATTGRPVWETRIVYPQDQYTLTMAPRIAGGKVIIGASGGDKPTRGQFVAVDAQSGQIAWRFYTVPGDPSKPYESPVLRTAAKTWGGDFYKNGGGGAVWDGFAYDPEVNLVYLGTGNAEPWVQKFRGAQGLDNLYTCSILAVDLTTGQLKWYYQAVPNDNWDYDNVAQLMLLDLNINGRMRKVITQAPKDGFFYVLDRVTGELISAEPFVKVSWALRMGEGGRPVVNPEAYYDQDPVSVFPTGGGAHNWAPMSFNPNTGLVYIPASYSSFPYQAQVEHKPGTTGYVRPSGPTKTIGPAFGPEPPQGARGGLQAWDPANQKLKWNVEGGGGIGGGTTTTAGNLVFQTINDGRFRAIRADNGEVLYEVKTGRTGMAPPITYEVDGKQYVAFGGGLGRPATTIGPNNAKVDSPPIMFVFALDGTAVMPAAAVPPPPANRGQAPPAAEPAPEQKN